In Harmonia axyridis chromosome 6, icHarAxyr1.1, whole genome shotgun sequence, a single window of DNA contains:
- the LOC123682275 gene encoding uncharacterized protein LOC123682275 isoform X1, producing MHRMLLRSGNEVVDKDVKKPKKKKAKKTKKDNVKLTRGGKKRMKLLMEGGMAQEEAKKLALQMFGPKLTMAPPAKKIRLEDSTPKGKEPMQTTQEVSKASQFSGASKAPIPNRPIYSQKITGIKVGILDKNYPEVLLRINQLKAIEAAILESIFALEREATVRPKFQHLHNRPGWLGLTCLDIATLEWLKSILPKLKPWEGAELRIVEEAELPYPQILTGYLPNSQDLSNEQIFFLMEIQNEDLKTSGWRILRREPSNTMLEVVISADSKSVEKLKALNCRINYKFGQISLHLKGHKISVSSTGSEKPNAGEEKKVVELSDTKEPGRGEVPLGCGKGESGGVNAAVFSEQPGGRPSP from the exons ATGCATA GAATGTTGCTGAGAAGCGGCAACGAGGTGGTCGATAAGGACGTTAAGAAGCcgaaaaag AAGAAGGCAAAGAAGACGAAAAAGGATAACGTAAAGCTCACCCGTGGAGGAAAGAAGCGCATGAAGTTGCTTATGGAGGGGGGGATGGCGCAAGAAGAAGCCAAAAAGCTAGCGTTACAAATGTTTGGTCCAAAGCTTACAATGGCCCCACCGGCTAAGAAAATTAGACTGGAGGACAGCACACCTAAAGGAAAGGAGCCCATGCAAACTACACAAGAGGTTTCAAAAGCCTCTCAGTTCTCAGGAGCTTCCAAAGCTCCTATACCAAATAGGCCCATCTACAGCCAAAAAATCACGGGGATTAAGGTGGGCATATTGGATAAGAATTATCCGGAGGTGTTGTTGAGAATTAACCAATTGAAGGCCATCGAAGCAGCAATCCTAGAATCTATATTTGCACTGGAAAGAGAGGCCACTGTAAGGCCCAAATTCCAACATCTACATAATAGACCAGGTTGGCTTGGGCTGACGTGCTTAGACATAGCCACGCTTGAATGGCTGAAGAGCATCTTGCCAAAGCTGAAACCTTGGGAGGGGGCTGAACTGAGGATCGTTGAGGAGGCTGAACTGCCTTACCCGCAGATCCTGACAGGCTACCTCCCTAATAGCCAGGATCTTTCTAACGAGCAGATCTTCTTCTTGATGGAGATACAGAACGAGGACCTCAAAACTTCGGGCTGGAGGATTCTTCGGAGAGAACCATCAAACACTATGCTAGAAGTGGTAATCTCGGCAGACTCGAAATCGGTCGAGAAACTGAAAGCATTAAATTGTCGAATCAATTATAAATTCGGCCAAATAAGTCTTCACCTCAAGGGCCATAAGATCTCAGTCTCTAGCACCGGGTCAGAAAAGCCCAACGCTGGTGAAGAGAAAAAGGTGGTTGAACTCTCGGACACGAAAGAGCCTGGAAGAGGGGAAGTTCCGCTGGGGTGTGGAAAGGGAGAGTCAGGTGGCGTAAACGCTGCGGTCTTTTCTGAGCAGCCCGGTGGACGACCATCCCCGTAG
- the LOC123682275 gene encoding uncharacterized protein LOC123682275 isoform X3: MHSKKAKKTKKDNVKLTRGGKKRMKLLMEGGMAQEEAKKLALQMFGPKLTMAPPAKKIRLEDSTPKGKEPMQTTQEVSKASQFSGASKAPIPNRPIYSQKITGIKVGILDKNYPEVLLRINQLKAIEAAILESIFALEREATVRPKFQHLHNRPGWLGLTCLDIATLEWLKSILPKLKPWEGAELRIVEEAELPYPQILTGYLPNSQDLSNEQIFFLMEIQNEDLKTSGWRILRREPSNTMLEVVISADSKSVEKLKALNCRINYKFGQISLHLKGHKISVSSTGSEKPNAGEEKKVVELSDTKEPGRGEVPLGCGKGESGGVNAAVFSEQPGGRPSP, translated from the exons ATGCATA GCAAGAAGGCAAAGAAGACGAAAAAGGATAACGTAAAGCTCACCCGTGGAGGAAAGAAGCGCATGAAGTTGCTTATGGAGGGGGGGATGGCGCAAGAAGAAGCCAAAAAGCTAGCGTTACAAATGTTTGGTCCAAAGCTTACAATGGCCCCACCGGCTAAGAAAATTAGACTGGAGGACAGCACACCTAAAGGAAAGGAGCCCATGCAAACTACACAAGAGGTTTCAAAAGCCTCTCAGTTCTCAGGAGCTTCCAAAGCTCCTATACCAAATAGGCCCATCTACAGCCAAAAAATCACGGGGATTAAGGTGGGCATATTGGATAAGAATTATCCGGAGGTGTTGTTGAGAATTAACCAATTGAAGGCCATCGAAGCAGCAATCCTAGAATCTATATTTGCACTGGAAAGAGAGGCCACTGTAAGGCCCAAATTCCAACATCTACATAATAGACCAGGTTGGCTTGGGCTGACGTGCTTAGACATAGCCACGCTTGAATGGCTGAAGAGCATCTTGCCAAAGCTGAAACCTTGGGAGGGGGCTGAACTGAGGATCGTTGAGGAGGCTGAACTGCCTTACCCGCAGATCCTGACAGGCTACCTCCCTAATAGCCAGGATCTTTCTAACGAGCAGATCTTCTTCTTGATGGAGATACAGAACGAGGACCTCAAAACTTCGGGCTGGAGGATTCTTCGGAGAGAACCATCAAACACTATGCTAGAAGTGGTAATCTCGGCAGACTCGAAATCGGTCGAGAAACTGAAAGCATTAAATTGTCGAATCAATTATAAATTCGGCCAAATAAGTCTTCACCTCAAGGGCCATAAGATCTCAGTCTCTAGCACCGGGTCAGAAAAGCCCAACGCTGGTGAAGAGAAAAAGGTGGTTGAACTCTCGGACACGAAAGAGCCTGGAAGAGGGGAAGTTCCGCTGGGGTGTGGAAAGGGAGAGTCAGGTGGCGTAAACGCTGCGGTCTTTTCTGAGCAGCCCGGTGGACGACCATCCCCGTAG
- the LOC123682275 gene encoding uncharacterized protein LOC123682275 isoform X2, producing MLLRSGNEVVDKDVKKPKKKKAKKTKKDNVKLTRGGKKRMKLLMEGGMAQEEAKKLALQMFGPKLTMAPPAKKIRLEDSTPKGKEPMQTTQEVSKASQFSGASKAPIPNRPIYSQKITGIKVGILDKNYPEVLLRINQLKAIEAAILESIFALEREATVRPKFQHLHNRPGWLGLTCLDIATLEWLKSILPKLKPWEGAELRIVEEAELPYPQILTGYLPNSQDLSNEQIFFLMEIQNEDLKTSGWRILRREPSNTMLEVVISADSKSVEKLKALNCRINYKFGQISLHLKGHKISVSSTGSEKPNAGEEKKVVELSDTKEPGRGEVPLGCGKGESGGVNAAVFSEQPGGRPSP from the exons ATGTTGCTGAGAAGCGGCAACGAGGTGGTCGATAAGGACGTTAAGAAGCcgaaaaag AAGAAGGCAAAGAAGACGAAAAAGGATAACGTAAAGCTCACCCGTGGAGGAAAGAAGCGCATGAAGTTGCTTATGGAGGGGGGGATGGCGCAAGAAGAAGCCAAAAAGCTAGCGTTACAAATGTTTGGTCCAAAGCTTACAATGGCCCCACCGGCTAAGAAAATTAGACTGGAGGACAGCACACCTAAAGGAAAGGAGCCCATGCAAACTACACAAGAGGTTTCAAAAGCCTCTCAGTTCTCAGGAGCTTCCAAAGCTCCTATACCAAATAGGCCCATCTACAGCCAAAAAATCACGGGGATTAAGGTGGGCATATTGGATAAGAATTATCCGGAGGTGTTGTTGAGAATTAACCAATTGAAGGCCATCGAAGCAGCAATCCTAGAATCTATATTTGCACTGGAAAGAGAGGCCACTGTAAGGCCCAAATTCCAACATCTACATAATAGACCAGGTTGGCTTGGGCTGACGTGCTTAGACATAGCCACGCTTGAATGGCTGAAGAGCATCTTGCCAAAGCTGAAACCTTGGGAGGGGGCTGAACTGAGGATCGTTGAGGAGGCTGAACTGCCTTACCCGCAGATCCTGACAGGCTACCTCCCTAATAGCCAGGATCTTTCTAACGAGCAGATCTTCTTCTTGATGGAGATACAGAACGAGGACCTCAAAACTTCGGGCTGGAGGATTCTTCGGAGAGAACCATCAAACACTATGCTAGAAGTGGTAATCTCGGCAGACTCGAAATCGGTCGAGAAACTGAAAGCATTAAATTGTCGAATCAATTATAAATTCGGCCAAATAAGTCTTCACCTCAAGGGCCATAAGATCTCAGTCTCTAGCACCGGGTCAGAAAAGCCCAACGCTGGTGAAGAGAAAAAGGTGGTTGAACTCTCGGACACGAAAGAGCCTGGAAGAGGGGAAGTTCCGCTGGGGTGTGGAAAGGGAGAGTCAGGTGGCGTAAACGCTGCGGTCTTTTCTGAGCAGCCCGGTGGACGACCATCCCCGTAG